Proteins found in one Hypomesus transpacificus isolate Combined female chromosome 20, fHypTra1, whole genome shotgun sequence genomic segment:
- the nrg2a gene encoding neuregulin 2a has product MSRWILWPALLAERASPTVHAQSSQKCPNDFTGDRCQTYVMASFYQHLGIEFMEAEALYQKRVLTITGICVALLVVGIVCVVAYCKTKKQRRKMHNHLRQNMCADHPNRNLANGPNHPGPGPEDIPMVDYISKNVPPTERVIRHGTEASFPGSQASSRSHNSSTRAHSSTHRHEERTWSLERTDSVLSDSPSGMMSSSVGTSKCNSPACMEARAKRAPHCGFVESQRPGLPYGDSFDSLGDSPHSDRYVSALTTPARLSPVEFHYSLPPQVPTFQITSPNAIHAMSLPPAARAPYPAPPEDDQPLLRRYQVPLHDAQRHEPYLQRRAYPDDSQPSSPYRLAQDEDYETTQEYLSSREQPKRSGPDRAEGGGGGGGRRGPRRSRLNGHVAPRGYEASRDYGSRSCLTDSESEEEEGETMPFLSMQNMHPEPSTIYRPVDSRTFHPAGRHGGRGNTQSRQTHSRSKPDNAHH; this is encoded by the exons ATGTCCAGATGGATACTTTGGCCCGCGCTGCTTGCAGAAAGAGCCTCTCCGACTGTACATGCCCAATCCTCACAAAA gtGTCCAAATGACTTTACTGGTGATCGCTGTCAAACCTACGTTATGGCCAGTTTCTACC AGCATCTTGGGATTGAATTTATGG AGGCGGAGGCACTGTACCAGAAGAGAGTGCTGACAATCACGGGGATCTGTGTGGCATTGTTAGTCGTTGGCATCGTGTGCGTGGTGGCCTACTGCAAAACCAA gaaacagaggaggaagatgcACAATCACCTGCGGCAGAACATGTGCGCAGATCACCCGAATCGGAACCTCGCGAACGGACCTAATCACCCAGGCCCTGGACCGGAGGATATCCCCATGGTCGAC TACATCTCGAAGAACGTCCCGCCGACGGAGCGAGTCATTCGACACGGAACAGAGGCCTCCTTCCCAGGGAGCCAAGCGTCTTCCAGATCCCACAATTCCTCCACCCGGGCCCACTCATCCACCCACAG ACACGAGGAGCGGACGTGGAGCCTGGAGCGGACGGACAGCGTCCTGTCGGACTCCCCCTCGGGCATGATGTCGTCCTCCGTGGGGACCAGCAAATGCAACAGTCCTGCGTGCATGGAGGCCCGGGCCAAGCGTGCACCACACTGTGGCTTTGTTGAGTCCCAGCGGCCGGGCCTGCCCTACGGAGACTCCTTCGACTCGCTGGGGGACTCTCCGCACAGCGACAG GTACGTGTCAGCCCTGACCACCCCGGCGCGCCTCTCCCCAGTAGAGTTCCATTACTCCCTGCCCCCACAGGTGCCTACCTTCCAGATCACCTCCCCCAACGCCATCCACGCCATGTCCCTCCCGCCGGCCGCCCGCGCCCCCTACCCGGCCCCGCCGGAGGACGACCAGCCCCTGCTGCGCCGCTACCAGGTGCCCCTGCACGACGCCCAGCGCCACGAGCCCTACCTGCAGCGGCGCGCCTACCCCGACGACAGCCAGCCTTCCAGTCCTTACCGGCTCGCCCAGGACGAGGACTACGAGACCACGCAGGAGTACCTCTCCTCCCGGGAGCAACCAAAGAGAAGCGGGCCGGACAGGGCCGAGGGCGGGGGCGGCGGCGGGGGCCGGCGAGGCCCGAGGAGGTCCCGGTTGAACGGCCACGTGGCGCCGCGCGGCTACGAGGCGTCGCGGGACTACGGCTCCCGCAGCTGCCTGACGGACAGCgagtcggaggaggaggagggggagaccatGCCCTTTCTCAGTATGCAGAACATGCACCCGGAGCCGTCCACCATCTACAGGCCGGTGGACAGTCGGACTTTTCACCCCGCCGGTCGGCACGGAGGGCGCgggaacacacagagcagacagaCGCACTCGCGCTCCAAACCAGACAATGCCCaccactag